The following proteins come from a genomic window of Dreissena polymorpha isolate Duluth1 chromosome 1, UMN_Dpol_1.0, whole genome shotgun sequence:
- the LOC127840191 gene encoding arylalkylamine N-acetyltransferase 1-like, translated as MSKENFTVKPRETLEQIMQDINAALPLDGLHFELLSEGRMQALVDFLSDYFFPDMPLSKSLGVVADDSLKEILKVRFSEHLSLILIDESSDEIIGIRTAFTLTRRWQLNTDEIKDEKIKTILKFIYQKHNEMNVFKRFDVNVAIQFANLGVRPDFRERGLGCKLIEAALMFFSQFALEMPCITGEGTSGHAQRIFEKYGFETIHTFLYADYKENGEVVFKNMGENVSTKVYVKQL; from the coding sequence ATTATGCAAGACATCAATGCCGCATTACCGCTAGACGGCTTGCACTTCGAGTTACTCTCGGAAGGTCGTATGCAGGCGTTGGTCGACTTTCTTTCGGACTACTTTTTTCCCGACATGCCGCTGAGTAAATCTTTGGGAGTTGTCGCAGACGACAGCTTAAAAGAAATCTTGAAAGTTAGATTTTCCGAACATTTATCGCTGATCTTGATCGATGAATCAAGCGATGAAATCATTGGAATAAGAACCGCGTTTACCTTGACGAGACGTTGGCAATTGAACACCGATGAAATCAaagatgaaaaaataaaaaccaTATTGAAATTCATCTACCAGAAACACAACGAAATGAACGTCTTTAAGCGTTTTGACGTCAACGTCGCTATACAATTTGCAAATCTTGGCGTTCGGCCGGATTTCCGGGAGCGTGGACTTGGCTGCAAGCTGATAGAAGCTGCGCTTATGTTCTTCTCGCAGTTTGCACTCGAAATGCCGTGTATCACAGGCGAAGGAACGTCGGGACACGCTCAgcgtatttttgaaaaatatgggtTTGAAACAATTCATACTTTTCTATATGCTGATTACAAAGAAAATGGCGAAGTTGTGTTCAAGAACATGGGTGAGAACGTATCCACGAAAGTTTACGTCAAACAGTTGTGA
- the LOC127840184 gene encoding uncharacterized protein LOC127840184 yields the protein MATPSSYTLSSSQTRTGIQRCRKTDKHKHVCEKSMTLLIGLYYLYHKSPKQKKALQRAFVMMDFKASIMPTRIGGTRWLPHLDRSLSAFFKGYRALVYKLQTSSHDNAKAEGFAKLATDGFLILYLLQLKAVVSMLMRLSKYLQKQEVSLAEAYSRVAVTMKGLVTLKSESECLAEVEQVLSDKAYDGIEFTFRGQRPQPVLEKIVDSVLGKIEERFQQKDPVIEATKITGLNNWPYDQSMKQYGNGEVKILCGHFRDVLKFDSEKIVLEEWKLLRDHGYEKYPDSLEGVKWPDIFRLMHGRDVDLALKLVELVLAPPPTSVKNETSFSAMKLIKHKRRGKMSTDTLNDLVAIHLDAPSIAQFNPDDAIMEWMHW from the exons ATGGCCACACCTAGTAGCTACACACTGTCTAGCTCACAGACTCGAACTGGCATTCAAAGATGCCGTAAAACTGACAAACATAAACATGTTTGTGAAAAGAGTATGACTCTACTAATTGGACtgtattatttgtaccacaagtCCCCTAAACAGAAGAAAGCGCTTCAGAGAGCGTTCGTCATGATGGACTTCAAGGCATCTATAATGCCTACACGCATCGGTGGGACCAGATGGTTGCCACACTTGGACCGTTCACTGTCAGCCTTCTTTAAAGGCTACAGAGCGCTAGTGTACAAGCTACAGACGTCATCCCATGACAATGCCAAGGCAGAGGGGTTTGCCAAGCTGGCTACAGATGGCTTTTTGATCCTTTACTTGCTACAGCTCAAG gCCGTGGTTTCAATGTTGATGAGACTGTCAAAGTATCTACAGAAGCAGGAGGTTTCCTTGGCTGAGGCTTACTCTAGGGTAGCTGTAACCATGAAAGGCCTTGTGACCTTGAAGTC GGAGTCAGAGTGTTTAGCTGAAGTTGAGCAAGTCCTCTCTGACAAAGCTTATGATGGCATTGAGTTTACATTTAGGGGTCAGAGACCACAACCTGTGCTGGAAAAAATTGTTGACTCTGTCCTAGGCAAAATTGAGGAACGCTTTCAGCAGAAGGACCCAGTCATTGAGGCTACCAAAATAACTGGACTGAACAATTGGCCTTATGACCAATCAATGAAAC AGTATGGAAATGGTGAGGTCAAAATTTTGTGTGGCCACTTCAGAGATGTCCTCAAGTTTGACAGTGAGAAAATTGTTCTGGAGGAGTGGAAACTTCTGCGAGACCATGGGTATGAAAA GTATCCAGACTCCCTAGAAGGCGTGAAATGGCCAGACATATTCCGTCTGATGCATGGACGGGATGTTGATTTGGCACTAAAGCTTGTGGAACTGGTGCTGGCGCCGCCACCGACTTCTGTTAAAAATGAGACATCATTCAGTGCAATGAAGCTTATCAAGCATAAGAGAAGGGGAAAGATGAGCACTGATACATTAAATGATTTGGTCGCCATCCACCTTGATGCCCCCAGCATTGCCCAATTCAACCCAGATGATGCCATAATGGAGTGGATG CACTGGTAG